From Vigna unguiculata cultivar IT97K-499-35 chromosome 5, ASM411807v1, whole genome shotgun sequence, the proteins below share one genomic window:
- the LOC114184729 gene encoding uncharacterized protein LOC114184729, giving the protein MRVAIVTRGNQFFIEVGAQETVVAIKRKIEQLHGVPVASQVLSVTGWELVDGLDMDDYPIVTEGTKIDLTIKPAEPHPNKMQITVKFSAKKLSIEVDRTDTVRSLKEKIHIIDSTPIKRMTLYFSGTELDEDFRTLSEYGIGEFCEIVVFLKTMNRSRDEPPTRKLSLVVQTSSSLLNAATIPLEMRDANTVNELKQLLISRKILPSDDYLFIHRQRIMRDSCSLRWHGVENGDCLYVFKGTVSTSGYA; this is encoded by the coding sequence ATGAGGGTTGCTATTGTCACAAGAGGAAACCAATTTTTCATCGAAGTTGGTGCCCAAGAAACAGTTGTAGCAATCAAGAGGAAAATAGAGCAACTTCATGGGGTTCCAGTGGCTTCACAAGTCCTCTCAGTTACTGGGTGGGAactggttgatggattggacaTGGATGATTATCCAATAGTCACTGAAGGTACAAAAATTGACCTCACCATCAAACCAGCAGAGCCACACCCTAACAAAATGCAAATCACAGTCAAATTTTCAGCTAAAAAGCTCAGCATTGAGGTGGACAGAACAGACACTGTTCGTAGCTTGAAGgaaaaaattcacatcattgATAGCACCCCCATCAAAAGAATGACACTTTACTTTTCAGGGACTGAACTTGATGAAGATTTTAGAACCTTAAGTGAATATGGCATTGGTGAATTTTGTGAGATTGTTGTGTTCCTCAAGACCATGAATCGATCAAGAGATGAACCCCCCACAAGGAAGTTAAGCTTGGTTGTGCAAACTTCTTCTAGTTTGCTTAATGCAGccaccattccattggagatgAGAGATGCAAACACAGTGAATGAGTTGAAGCAGTTACTGATAAGCAGAAAGATTCTTCCTTCTGATGACTATTTGTTTATACACAGACAGAGGATTATGCGTGATAGTTGTAGCCTCAGGTGGCATGGAGTTGAAAATGGAGACTGTCTCTATGTGTTTAAGGGAACAGTTAGCACTAGTGGCTATGCATGA